The Candidatus Cloacimonadota bacterium genome contains a region encoding:
- a CDS encoding RagB/SusD family nutrient uptake outer membrane protein, protein MKKIIKGSIILALVLLISGCVKDEWMNPAPITSLSDLTVFESKDRIANQVNGMYASLKNGWHLGGRFLAYNDLRCDNFLPNSSNLVTLYATWNHSVISSTNEVQNFWNNTYQTVNVVNVFLEGLTNAWDEGKLSGVISQAEYDQYRSEALTIRAFCYFDLLQMYSKPYHMGNGANRGLPLRLKANKSAADNDLAPSQVSEVYTQILKDLNDAEGMAISDYGNGHLNITRIHKNTIIAFKTRVYLHMHNWGAVVSESAKIVPAAAPFDATSGVSNALVADYASIFASPHSTKESVFSLPHTTANNAGTQNHLAHYFDPESGESYYLVTGDGSLYNAMDDTDARKIMIRVNASDGQPYISKYTDTGTRSDYVPVIRWAEVLLNRAEGIVRDGGSVTQAAIDLLNAVRVRSFETGAYDIADFASADEFYTAILQERNIEFLGEGLRNMDLLRLGLTIPGKGSAGFGTVGAVPSTSQAYIWPVPDSERSYNKLMTP, encoded by the coding sequence ATGAAAAAAATAATCAAGGGCTCAATAATATTGGCATTAGTATTGTTGATTTCCGGTTGTGTCAAGGATGAATGGATGAATCCGGCACCGATAACCTCACTTTCTGATCTTACCGTGTTTGAATCCAAGGATAGAATTGCGAATCAGGTTAACGGTATGTATGCCTCTCTCAAGAATGGCTGGCACCTTGGTGGTCGTTTCCTTGCTTACAATGACCTCAGATGTGACAACTTTCTGCCCAACAGTTCCAACCTTGTAACACTGTACGCTACATGGAACCATTCAGTCATTAGTTCCACGAACGAGGTTCAGAACTTCTGGAACAACACCTATCAGACGGTAAACGTAGTCAACGTCTTCCTTGAAGGCCTGACAAACGCATGGGATGAAGGCAAGCTTTCCGGAGTTATCAGTCAGGCAGAATATGATCAGTACAGGAGTGAAGCACTCACCATCAGGGCTTTCTGTTACTTTGACCTGTTGCAGATGTATTCAAAGCCTTATCATATGGGCAATGGTGCAAACCGCGGTCTTCCCCTGAGGCTTAAAGCCAACAAATCAGCAGCAGACAATGATCTGGCACCCAGTCAGGTATCAGAAGTCTACACGCAGATTCTGAAGGACCTCAATGACGCTGAAGGAATGGCAATCTCAGATTATGGCAACGGACATCTGAACATAACTAGGATCCACAAGAACACAATAATTGCGTTCAAGACAAGGGTTTATCTGCACATGCACAACTGGGGCGCAGTTGTAAGTGAGTCAGCCAAGATTGTTCCTGCCGCTGCTCCTTTCGATGCCACTTCAGGTGTCAGCAATGCACTTGTTGCTGACTACGCAAGCATCTTTGCATCACCTCATTCAACCAAAGAGTCTGTTTTCTCATTGCCTCATACGACGGCTAACAACGCCGGAACACAGAACCACCTGGCTCACTATTTTGATCCGGAATCCGGAGAGTCTTACTACCTTGTGACAGGCGATGGCTCACTCTATAATGCTATGGATGATACCGATGCAAGGAAGATCATGATCAGGGTTAATGCAAGTGATGGACAACCATATATTTCCAAATATACTGATACGGGTACAAGGTCTGACTATGTGCCGGTGATCAGATGGGCTGAGGTGTTGCTTAATCGTGCTGAAGGAATCGTTCGCGACGGGGGCAGCGTCACACAGGCAGCAATTGACCTGCTCAATGCTGTAAGAGTACGCTCCTTTGAGACCGGCGCATACGATATTGCTGATTTTGCCTCTGCTGATGAATTCTATACCGCTATTTTGCAGGAGAGAAATATTGAGTTTCTTGGAGAAGGTCTCCGCAACATGGACCTTTTGAGACTGGGGTTGACAATACCGGGTAAAGGAAGTGCAG